In a single window of the Bradyrhizobium erythrophlei genome:
- a CDS encoding CBS domain-containing protein yields MYKFLEQVTADAMTRDAKTVSPGVTLRELGDLFEKEDFNAFPVEENSQVVGLVSKFDYLANFVFTPSHMVPRYDDLMKRTAADIMTPEFVYVRTETKLTRVLQLMVDHRLRSLPVIEKGQRLAGIISREDVMRSLQRCAQA; encoded by the coding sequence TTGTACAAGTTTCTTGAACAAGTAACTGCCGATGCGATGACGCGAGACGCCAAGACGGTGTCGCCGGGGGTCACGCTACGCGAACTTGGCGATTTGTTTGAGAAAGAAGACTTTAATGCTTTCCCGGTCGAAGAAAACTCGCAAGTGGTTGGACTGGTTTCGAAGTTCGACTACCTTGCAAACTTCGTCTTTACCCCGTCCCACATGGTCCCGCGCTACGACGATCTGATGAAGCGAACCGCCGCGGATATCATGACCCCAGAATTCGTTTATGTCCGGACAGAAACGAAGTTGACCAGGGTGCTTCAACTCATGGTCGATCATCGATTGAGAAGCTTGCCGGTGATTGAAAAGGGCCAACGGCTTGCCGGCATCATTTCACGCGAAGACGTGATGCGTTCGTTGCAGCGCTGCGCCCAGGCATAG
- a CDS encoding universal stress protein produces MTYATVMVSLALDRSNDTRLEIAGQLAKRFNVVEIAEDDVHRPAELSGVNDVVAWLSRHGVVASGQAPSECGDVPTQLDRIASELGAGLIIAGAYGHSRLREWVFGGVTKGLVNPSGRCTLLSR; encoded by the coding sequence ATGACCTATGCGACAGTGATGGTCAGCCTGGCGCTCGACCGGTCAAATGACACCCGCCTCGAGATTGCTGGGCAGTTAGCGAAGCGGTTCAACGTCGTCGAAATTGCCGAGGACGATGTCCATCGCCCTGCGGAATTGTCAGGGGTCAATGATGTAGTCGCCTGGTTGTCACGCCACGGCGTGGTTGCCTCGGGGCAGGCGCCTAGCGAGTGCGGCGATGTTCCGACGCAGCTTGACAGGATCGCGTCGGAGCTCGGCGCCGGTCTGATCATTGCCGGCGCTTACGGTCATTCGCGGCTTCGCGAATGGGTTTTTGGCGGTGTGACGAAAGGTCTCGTCAATCCCTCTGGTCGCTGCACGCTACTGTCGCGTTGA